The genomic interval GATCCGCGTCACCGGCGCCGTCTCGGACTCCTCGGGCCGCCGGAGCACGAAACCGCTCGCGTCGCGCAGATACGCGACGCCGGCCACGTCGTCCACGGATCCCGCGATCACCGGGATCCGCGAGTGGCGCGACGCGAGCAGCTGCTCGAGCGCCTCCCGCACCGAGTCCTCGCTGCTCACCGTGATCATGTCGATGCGCGGCACCATCACCTCGCGCACCAGCGTGTCGCCGAACTCGACGAGCGAATGGATGTACTCGCGGTCGTCGTCCTCGAGCAGGGACTGCTCCGCGGCGTGGTCCACCATGGAGAGCAGCTGCTGCTCGTCCCGGATCCGCGCGGATCCCGCCCGACGCCCGGGCGTGACCCGGTCGCCGAAGCGCTGCAGACCGATCGAGATCGGGCCGAGGAGCACGCGGATGAGACGGACGGTAGGGGCCGCGAAGCGGATCACGCCGTCCGGGCGATGCGTGCCGACCGTGCGCGGGCTCGAGCCCACGAGCACGAAGGTCGTGGCCGTCATCACGAGCGTCGCGAGCACGAGCTCCAGCCAGAGCTGGTCGAGCGTGTACGCGAGCACGAGCGTGATGAGCACCGCCGAGAGCACCTCGGCGAAGACGCGGGCGAAGCCGAGCGCGCTCGCGTGGGCGGCCTCGTCCTCGGCGATCGCGCGGATCGCCGCACCGGTGCGCGGCGACTCCTCCGCGAGTGCGAGCAGCTCGGCCCGGGAGCGCACCCCGAGCGCGGCGTCGACGGCGGCGAGTAGGCCGCCGACGCCGAGCAGCAGCGCCGCGGCCGCGAGGAGCAGCGCGATGAGCGGGCCGCTCATCGCCCGCGCTCGCGCATGGCGAAGGAGAGCAGCAGGTCGCGCTGCAGCCCGAACATCTCCGCCTCCTCGTCCGGCGTCGCGTGGTCGAAGCCCAGCAGATGCAGCATCCCGTGGGTGAGCAGCACCGAGATCTCCTGGGGCAGGTCGTGGCCGGCGGCCTCCGCCTGCAGCTCGGCGACCTGCGGGCAGATGACGACGTCGCCGAGGAGCCCCGCTGGGGTCTGCGCGTCGACGCGTCCCGGCCGCAGCTCGTCCATCGGGAAGCTCAGCACGTCCGTGGGGCCCGGCTCCTCCATCCACTGCACGTGCAGCTGCTCGATGGCGGATTCGTCCACGAGCATCACGCCCAGCTCGGTGTCGGGGTGCACGTGCATCGATTCGAGGACGAAGGCCGCGAGCCGCTGGAGGCGTGGCTCCTCGACGGCGATGCCCGACTCGTTGTTGATCTCCACGCTCATCGTCCGCGCTCCCTCTCTGCTGCTCCCGCACCCGTACCGGCATCGCCACCGGCGCCCGCATCGCCGCCCGCATCCGCCGCGGCCGCACCGGCCGCGACCTCCGACGCCCGGGCCGCGAGGCGCCGCTCGTCGTACTCCGCGTAGGCGTCCACGATACGGCCCACGAGGCTGTGCCGCACGATGTCGTCCGAGCCGAGCTCGGCGAAGTGGATGTCCTCGACGCCCCGCAGGATGCGGTTCACCACGCGCAGGCCGCTCGCCGCGAGCGGCAGGTCGACCTGGGTGATATCCCCCGTCACGACCATCTTCGAGCCGTAGCCGAGTCGCGTGAGGAACATCTTCATCTGCTCGGGGGTGGTGTTCTGCGCCTCGTCGAGGATCACGAAGGACTCGTTGAGCGTCCGCCCGCGCATGTAGGCGAGCGGGGCGACCTCGATCGTGCCGCTCGCGAGCAGCTTGGGGACCACGTCGGGATCGAGCATCGAGCCGATCGCATCGAAGAGCGGTCGCAGGTACGGGTCGATCTTGTCCTCGAGCGAGCCGGGAAGGTAGCCGAGGCGTTCGCCGGCCTCGACCGCCGGCCGGGTGAGGATGATCTTCGCCACCTCCCGGCGCTGCAGCGCCTGCACGGCCTTCGCCATCGCGAGGTAGGTCTTCCCCGTTCCCGCGGGACCGATGCCGAATACGACGGTGTGCGCGTCGATCGCATCCACGTAGGCGCGCTGGCCCCGCGTCTGCGGGCGGACCGCGTGGCCGCGCACGGTCAGGATCGGTTCGCTCAGCACCTGGGCGGCCGTGGGGCCGTTGCCCTCGTGCACCATTCGGGTGACCTCTTTCACATCGTGTCGGGAGACGGCGCCGCTGCGCCTGGCGAGCTCGAGGATCTCGCGCACGACCTCCTCGGCCGCGCGGACGCGGCGCGCGGGGCCGCGCATGCTGAGCACCTGGTCGCGCACGTGGAAGCGGACGTCCGGGTGCTGCGCCTCGAGATCGGCGACGAGCTGATCGCGATGCCCCAGGAAGGACGCGAGATCAACCCCGTCGAGGAGCATCGTGCGCTGCGCCTCGGGCTCGGCGGACGGGCGCCCCTCGGGGGCCGCGGAGTCAGGATCCAAGAAGCGAACGCTCCTCGAGCGCACCCGCGAGCAGGTGGGCGTGGACGTGGAACACCGTCTGGCCGGCGCCCGCGCCGGTGTTGAAGACGAGCCGGAACTCGCCGCCGGCGTGCTCCTCCGCGAGCGACTTCGCCACCGAGACGAGCTCGGCGAGAAGACCGGGATCGCCCGCGGCGAGCTCGGTCACGTCTCGGTACTCGGTGCTCTTCGGGATCACCAGGATGTGGACCGGGGCCTGCGGGCTGATGTCCGGGAACGCGATCACGCGCTCGGTCTCCGCGAGGATCTCCACCGGGATCTCCCCGGCGACGATCTTTCCGAATACCGTTTCAGCTGCCATGCCTCCAGTCTACGGCCTTCGGACCCGCGGCAGCACGACGGTCCCGGTGAGCGCCTTCCCCGTGGGGTCCCGCGGCGCGGCGGACTTCTCCGTGACGACGAAGCGCACCCGGTAGGCGCCGACGAGGAGCCGCAGCTGCGAGACGACCGCGGTCATCGAGGTGTAGGCGAAGAGGGTGACGGGCAGCAGCGCCCACTGGAGGGTCATGCCGATCCACCGCGCACCGCCGACGCCCGGCGGTCGCGCCGGCAGGAGCAGCGCGGAGAGCACCATGGCGGCGACGAGCCCGAGAAGCGCCACGCGCTGCGCCGTCGCCGATGCCTCGGGCAGCAATGCGACGACGCCGATGACCCGCGCGTGGCCGAAGCCGAGCTCCGCGGAGATGCCGAGCGCGAGGACGGGCAGCCAGGCGCCGAAGGCGAGCATCGGCGTGAGGATCGCGAGGGTGACGTGGGACTCGAGCAGTTGCAGGAAGCGCCGCAGCGTCGGCCAGAACGGCGCGGGTCGTCGCCGGCCGAACAGCCGCACGCCGACGTAGGGGACGTCGGACGCCCCGTACGCCCATCGGCAGAGCTGGCGGAACTGGGCGAGGAGTGTGCGGCCGAGCGAATCGGCGAGCACCGCGTCCTGCTGGATCGGGAGATGCACCGGGACGACCCGGTAGCGGCCCCGGAAGTGGAAGTAGCTCCGCCAGTACTGGTGGCCGTCCTCCACGATCGTGCGCCGGCTCCAGAAGTCCATCTCGGCGAGCGCGGCGAGCGGTTGGGTGTGGGAGGCGAAGTTCCTCAGCGCGAGCGGTCGCACCGTCGCGATCAGGTTCCAGAGGGAGTTCCCCGCGGCGACGAGCCGCGTCGGGGCCGGAGCGTGCCAGATGTTGCCGGTGAACACCGAGATCGGCTGGAAGGCCACGCGCCGGCGGTCGGGCGCGCAGGCGAACTCGCAGCTCACGGCGTCGAAGTAGCGGGGATCGACGCGATTGTCGCAGTCGAGCGTCGTGACGAGGACCCGCTCGGGATCGATCCCGCGCGCGACGACCCAGTCCAGGAGCCCGCGCCCGGCGTGCGTGATGTTGCCGCCCTTCCCCGGCACCTCCCCGGGGAGCCCGGCCGGGTGCTCGATCGTGAGGAAGGCCCTGAACCGGTGCCCGTGCTCGGCGGCGAGGCGCGCGGCGGTCCCGCGCATGGCCGGTCCGCCGCGCGCCTCGTGGGCGAGCACGACGACGAGGCGTTCGGCGCCGAGGCGCGCGTCGAGGAGGGAGGCGATGCTCTGCGCCACGACCTCCGCCGGTTCGGCGTACGCGGCGATGATGACGGCGTGCACGATCTCGCCGGGGCGGAGCGCGGCGCCCGGGCGGCGACGGATGCGCCCGAGCAGCTCCGCGAAGCGCCGGATCGCCCAGCGCGGCAGCATCGCGAGGATCGCGGCGTCGGCGCCGCCGTGCTCGGCGGTGCCGTGCTCGGCGGTGATCCGAGCATCCAGCGCCGCCGCGAGCGCGCCCCAGTCCGTCCGCTCCGCCGCGCGCAGTCTCCGGTAGCCGCGCACCGAGTCCACGGCGCCGCGAGCCGCCCGCAGCACGCCGATCGCCACGAACACGGCGACGAAGGCGGCGCCGAGCCGCGGATCGACGAGCGTGAGGATGATCGCGCTCGCAGGGATCCCGAGCGTGACGAGCGCCGGGAGCATCTCGAGCAGTCGATAGCCGGTCGTCCGTCTGCCGAGGGGCAGCTCGATGTCGTGCACGCCAGTTCCCCGTCCCGTCGCGGCGGCGCACGACGGCCGGGCGGTCGTCCCCGCAGGGCCGACGCCGGCGTCCGCCGTGCGATCTCCCCTTCACGCTAGGGATGCCGGTTCACGCGCGGGTGAACGGCCGGTGGCGCGCAGTGGCGGCTTGCGATCGCGCCGGTGAACTCCCAGCCCCGCCGGCGGAGACGGCCGATTACCAGCGCCCGAGCGCGGCGTTGAGCACGGCGATCGCGGCGGGTCCCGCCGAGGAGGTGCGAAGCACGGTGCCCCCGAGCACCGCGACACGTGCGCCCGCCCGTTCGAGCGCGTCGAGCTCGTCCTCGGCGAGTCCGCCCTCGGGGCCGACGACCACGAGGATCTCGCGCAGCCCGCGCGCCTCGGGCGTCGCCGCCCACGCGGTGAGGGACGCCGCGCCGCGCGGATGCAGGACGACGACGGCCGCGCCGCCGACCGCCGCGGCCTCGGCGAGCTCGCGCAGGCCCAGCGGCTCGCCCACCGCCGGGATGCGTGCGCGCAGGGACTGCTTCGCCGCCTCGCGGGCGATCCGCCGCCACTTCTCCACGCCCCGGGCGGACTTGTCCGGCCCGCCCCTCGGGCGCCAGGTGGACACCGAGCGCCGCGCCTCCCAGGGCAGGATGCGATCCACGCCGAACTCGGTGGCCTGCTCCACGGCGCGCTCGTCGCGATCGCCCTTCGCGAGCGCCTGGACGAGCACGAGGGACGGGCGCGGCTCCTCCCCCGGCGTGGCCACCGCCTCGTCGATGCGGACGGCGAATCGATCCCGATCCGCCGTCTCCACGAGGCCGCCTCCGACCGCGCCGCGGCCGTTCCCCACGAGGATCCGCTCGCCCGCGCGCAGTCGGCTCACCCGGAGCGCGTGGCGCGCCTCTTCTCCGGCGATCTCGACAAGACCGCCGACGGCGAAGTCCGCGTCGGCCAGCTCCTCGCGGTAGTAGAGATTCGCCACCCGGATCAGCCCTGGCGGAAGAAGCGATCCCGCAGCTTGCCGAAGAAGCTCTGCTGGAACTCCCCGAGATGCGGCGGCTCGTCCTTGCGGAGCGCGGCGAGCTGCCGCACGAGATCCTTCTCGCGGGAGGAGAGCTTCGTCGGGATGCCCACCTGCACGGCGATCTTCAGCTCGCCGCGCGCGGTGCTGCGCAGCCCCTGGATGCCGCGGCCGCGCACGGTCAGCACATCGCCGGATTGGGTGCCCGGCGCGACCTCGACGACGACCTCGCCGTCGAGTCCCGCGAGCTTCGCCTCGGCGCCGAGGATCGCATCCGTCATGGACACCTGCATGGTGCACAGCAGGTCGTTGCCGTCCCGGCTGAAGATGTCGTGGTGCATCACCCGGAACTCGATGAACAGGTCGCCGTTGGGGCCGCCGCCCGGTCCGACCTCCCCGCCGCCGCGCATCTGCAGCCGCGTGCCGGTGTCGATGCCCGACGGGATGTCGATCGGGATCGTGCGGCGCTCGCGCACGCGGCCCTTGCCGCCGCACTCGACGCACGGATGCTCGATGATGGTGCCGTAGCCCTGGCAGCTGCCGCAGGGGTGCATCGTCACGACGTTGCCGAAGAGGGAGCGCACCTGCCGCTGCACCTGCCCCTGACCGCCGCAGACGTCGCAGGTCACGGGGTGGGTGCCCGGCTGGCAGCAGGACCCCTGGCAGACGCCGCAGAGCACCGCGGTGTTCACCGTGACGTCGCGCTGCACCCCGAAGATCACGTCCTCGAGGGCCACGTCGACGCGGATCATCGCGTCCTCGCCGCGCTCGGTGCGCGAGCGCGGGCCGCGGCCCCCGCCGCCGAAGCCGGATCCCCCGAAGAACGTCTCGAAGATATCCCCGAAGCCGCCCATGCCGCCCTGGCCGCCGCCCATGTCGTAGCGCTGCCGCTGCTCCGGGTCGCTGAGCACGTCGTAGGCGTGCGTCACGTCCTTGAATCGCTCGGCGGCGTCCTCGCTGGGGTTCACGTCGGGGTGGAGCTCGCGCGCGAGCCTGCGATAGGCCTTCTTGATCTCTTCGGGTGTCGCCTCGCGGGACACGCCGAGAGT from Leucobacter allii carries:
- a CDS encoding PhoH family protein, translated to MLLDGVDLASFLGHRDQLVADLEAQHPDVRFHVRDQVLSMRGPARRVRAAEEVVREILELARRSGAVSRHDVKEVTRMVHEGNGPTAAQVLSEPILTVRGHAVRPQTRGQRAYVDAIDAHTVVFGIGPAGTGKTYLAMAKAVQALQRREVAKIILTRPAVEAGERLGYLPGSLEDKIDPYLRPLFDAIGSMLDPDVVPKLLASGTIEVAPLAYMRGRTLNESFVILDEAQNTTPEQMKMFLTRLGYGSKMVVTGDITQVDLPLAASGLRVVNRILRGVEDIHFAELGSDDIVRHSLVGRIVDAYAEYDERRLAARASEVAAGAAAADAGGDAGAGGDAGTGAGAAERERGR
- a CDS encoding histidine triad nucleotide-binding protein gives rise to the protein MAAETVFGKIVAGEIPVEILAETERVIAFPDISPQAPVHILVIPKSTEYRDVTELAAGDPGLLAELVSVAKSLAEEHAGGEFRLVFNTGAGAGQTVFHVHAHLLAGALEERSLLGS
- the ybeY gene encoding rRNA maturation RNase YbeY, translating into MSVEINNESGIAVEEPRLQRLAAFVLESMHVHPDTELGVMLVDESAIEQLHVQWMEEPGPTDVLSFPMDELRPGRVDAQTPAGLLGDVVICPQVAELQAEAAGHDLPQEISVLLTHGMLHLLGFDHATPDEEAEMFGLQRDLLLSFAMRERGR
- a CDS encoding hemolysin family protein; its protein translation is MSGPLIALLLAAAALLLGVGGLLAAVDAALGVRSRAELLALAEESPRTGAAIRAIAEDEAAHASALGFARVFAEVLSAVLITLVLAYTLDQLWLELVLATLVMTATTFVLVGSSPRTVGTHRPDGVIRFAAPTVRLIRVLLGPISIGLQRFGDRVTPGRRAGSARIRDEQQLLSMVDHAAEQSLLEDDDREYIHSLVEFGDTLVREVMVPRIDMITVSSEDSVREALEQLLASRHSRIPVIAGSVDDVAGVAYLRDASGFVLRRPEESETAPVTRIMKPAIFVPELQRADELLRQMQREANHLALVVDEYGGISGLVTLEDLIEELLGEISDEHDREAPEVTPQEDGAFLVSARLSVDELGELYGIELDDDEVDTVGGLVAKLLGRLPEPGDSVSTAGIELVVVDTERRRRRLLTAEARWIGEPDEADEEADAGGSPARGVRAEKEER
- the dnaJ gene encoding molecular chaperone DnaJ, which encodes MADHYETLGVSREATPEEIKKAYRRLARELHPDVNPSEDAAERFKDVTHAYDVLSDPEQRQRYDMGGGQGGMGGFGDIFETFFGGSGFGGGGRGPRSRTERGEDAMIRVDVALEDVIFGVQRDVTVNTAVLCGVCQGSCCQPGTHPVTCDVCGGQGQVQRQVRSLFGNVVTMHPCGSCQGYGTIIEHPCVECGGKGRVRERRTIPIDIPSGIDTGTRLQMRGGGEVGPGGGPNGDLFIEFRVMHHDIFSRDGNDLLCTMQVSMTDAILGAEAKLAGLDGEVVVEVAPGTQSGDVLTVRGRGIQGLRSTARGELKIAVQVGIPTKLSSREKDLVRQLAALRKDEPPHLGEFQQSFFGKLRDRFFRQG
- a CDS encoding 16S rRNA (uracil(1498)-N(3))-methyltransferase translates to MANLYYREELADADFAVGGLVEIAGEEARHALRVSRLRAGERILVGNGRGAVGGGLVETADRDRFAVRIDEAVATPGEEPRPSLVLVQALAKGDRDERAVEQATEFGVDRILPWEARRSVSTWRPRGGPDKSARGVEKWRRIAREAAKQSLRARIPAVGEPLGLRELAEAAAVGGAAVVVLHPRGAASLTAWAATPEARGLREILVVVGPEGGLAEDELDALERAGARVAVLGGTVLRTSSAGPAAIAVLNAALGRW
- a CDS encoding glycosyltransferase family 2 protein → MHDIELPLGRRTTGYRLLEMLPALVTLGIPASAIILTLVDPRLGAAFVAVFVAIGVLRAARGAVDSVRGYRRLRAAERTDWGALAAALDARITAEHGTAEHGGADAAILAMLPRWAIRRFAELLGRIRRRPGAALRPGEIVHAVIIAAYAEPAEVVAQSIASLLDARLGAERLVVVLAHEARGGPAMRGTAARLAAEHGHRFRAFLTIEHPAGLPGEVPGKGGNITHAGRGLLDWVVARGIDPERVLVTTLDCDNRVDPRYFDAVSCEFACAPDRRRVAFQPISVFTGNIWHAPAPTRLVAAGNSLWNLIATVRPLALRNFASHTQPLAALAEMDFWSRRTIVEDGHQYWRSYFHFRGRYRVVPVHLPIQQDAVLADSLGRTLLAQFRQLCRWAYGASDVPYVGVRLFGRRRPAPFWPTLRRFLQLLESHVTLAILTPMLAFGAWLPVLALGISAELGFGHARVIGVVALLPEASATAQRVALLGLVAAMVLSALLLPARPPGVGGARWIGMTLQWALLPVTLFAYTSMTAVVSQLRLLVGAYRVRFVVTEKSAAPRDPTGKALTGTVVLPRVRRP